In Gigantopelta aegis isolate Gae_Host chromosome 6, Gae_host_genome, whole genome shotgun sequence, the following are encoded in one genomic region:
- the LOC121375279 gene encoding uncharacterized protein LOC121375279, producing MFIATCPLLQRDRSTEIYTTMTLTEINENTNMQKDPQHNPNIGSNLREAIWQGLEQERLTCGMLDCAKLLESNPENVMICVIPEAVDDVTVHIHQTLIVAFCLENGIRLVRVDSADKLLKLVSGRKGTKPNDNDVVGGRAIGHDAGCVIVQYPEDSLSAEEDVVMQWIKAMMYASDGPTAVVNISV from the exons ATGTTTATTGCTACCTGTCCGTTACTCCAGAGAGACCGATCTACGGAAATCTATACCACTATGACACTAACGGAAATTAATGAAAACACAAATATGCAGAAAGATCCGCA ACATAATCCTAACATTGGCTCGAATCTGAGGGAGGCTATTTGGCAGGGCCTCGAGCAGGAGCGACTTACCTGTGGCATGTTGGACTGTGCCAAGCTGCTTGAGAG CAATCCTGAAAACGTGATGATCTGTGTGATTCCCGAGGCTGTCGATGACGTCACAGTGCACATCCACCAGACGCTGATCGTGGCGTTCTGTCTGGAGAATGGCATCAGACTAGTCAGA GTTGACAGTGCTGATAAACTGCTGAAACTTGTGAGTGGCAGAAAGGGGACCAAGCCAAACGACAATGACGTAGTTGGCGGCAGGGCTATCGGTCACGACGCGGGCTGCGTCATCGTGCAGTACCCCGAGGACAGCCTGAGTGCTGAGGAAGACGTCGTCATGCAGTGGATCAAGGCGATGATGTACGCCAGCGACGGCCCCACGGCCGTGGTCAACATCTCGGTATGA
- the LOC121374735 gene encoding protein ALP1-like, giving the protein MSPEMFDELLARVGPRITKQQTWHREPLEPGMKFALTLRHLASGSKYASMKFGWRVPHNTQSFLVREVCQAIIDEYMDEVMICPTTPDGWRTIADKFYEKWNFPHTCGALDGKHVACRCPPETGSMYYNYKGFYSVVLMTLVDADYKFIWADVGGTGSASDAQIYNDSELRECAEDGTIGFPDPDPLPNDYQDVPYFFISDDAIALRPTMMEPYSLRGLTNDEHIFNYRHPGKPIPGSAEYHAASPLHRQGHRQSTHGPAQPDEDQVPRTPEPAARPCREYEPRFHSSCLETGL; this is encoded by the coding sequence ATGTCCCCCGAGATGTTTGATGAGCTGCTAGCCAGAGTGGGGCCCAGGATCACCAAGCAACAAACCTGGCACAGGGAGCCCCTGGAGCCTGGCATGAAGTTTGCCCTGACTTTGCGTCACCTTGCCTCTGGGAGCAAGTATGCCTCGATGAAGTTCGGTTGGAGGGTCCCTCACAACACCCAGTCATTCCTCGTCCGAGAAGTCTGTCAAGCCATCATCGATGAATACATGGACGAGGTGATGATTTGCCCCACCACTCCTGATGGATGGCGTACCATTGCTGACAAGTTCTATGAAAAGTGGAACTTCCCCCATACATGTGGGGCACTTGATGGAAAACACGTTGCCTGCCGGTGTCCTCCAGAGACTGGGTCCATGTACTACAACTACAAAGGATTCTACTCCGTTGTTCTGATGACGCTTGTAGATGCTGACTACAAATTCATCTGGGCAGATGTCGGTGGTACAGGATCAGCATCAGACGCTCAGATTTACAATGACTCTGAGCTGAGGGAATGCGCTGAAGATGGTACCATAGGTTTCCCTGACCCCGATCCTCTTCCCAACGACTACCAGGATGTGCCCTACTTCTTCATCAGCGACGATGCCATCGCCCTACGACCGACCATGATGGAGCCGTACAGCCTCCGGGGTCTGACGAATGATGAACACATCTTCAACTACAGGCATCCTGGCAAACCGATTCCAGGTTCTGCTGAGTACCATGCAGCATCACCCCTCCACCGTCAAGGTCATCGCCAAAGCACACATGGTCCTGCACAACCTGATGAGGACCAGGTACCCAGGACTCCAGAACCAGCAGCTCGACCGTGCAGAGAATATGAACCGCGATTTCATTCCAGTTGCTTGGAGACAGGACTGTAA